Proteins co-encoded in one Corylus avellana chromosome ca9, CavTom2PMs-1.0 genomic window:
- the LOC132162295 gene encoding receptor-like protein 13 — protein sequence MLFLLTNLCSLKKLQELDLHDNLFEGILPTCLNNLTSLRLLGISTNRFVGNISLYLIASLTSFEYIDLSYNQFDGLFQFNIFANHSKLKVILLASENNQLEIETEISAGWDFSFQLVILVLSNCNLNKLTGNIPKLLLDQRELEIIDLSHNNLNESFPIWLIENNTRLRELYLQNNSFMCKFHLPPNRCKSILYMDVSDNHLGGQLQENIGKITPNLKYLNLSRNHFEGYPPSSIVHKSHLHQDLDLSFNLDLSFNDFSGKVPTKLIARRTNLISLKLCNNQFTGFDLPAAPSKEFGWSEMGFLDISNNKLSGMIPRWIGNMTS from the coding sequence ATGTTATTCCTTTTGACAAATTTGTGCTCACTCAAGAAGCTTCAAGAGTTAGATCTTCATGATAATCTCTTTGAAGGGATCCTTCCAACATGCCTAAACAATTTGACATCTCTTAGATTGTTAGGTATATCTACGAATCGATTCGTTGGAAACATCTCTTTATATCTGATAGCCAGCCTCACATCATTTGAGTACATTGATCTCAGTTATAACCAATTTGACGGTCTATTCCAATTCAACATATTTGCTAATCATTCTAAGCTTAAGGTGATTCTATTAGCGAGTGAAAACAACCAGCTTGAGATAGAAACTGAAATATCTGCAGGTTGGGACTTCTCATTTCAGTTAGTGATACTTGTGCTATCTAACTGTAATTTGAACAAGCTCACAGGAAACATTCCCAAGCTTCTCCTTGACCAGCGCGAATTGGAAATAATTGATTTGTCTCACAATAACTTGAATGAAAGCTTCCCTATTTGGTTGATTGAAAACAACACAAGACTACGAGAGCTATATCTTCAGAATAATTCTTTCATGTGTAAATTTCATTTGCCACCAAATCGATGCAAGAGTATTCTGTATATGGATGTCTCTGACAATCACTTAGGTGGGCAACTTCAAGAgaatattggaaagataactccgAACTTAAAATATCTAAATCTATCTCGAAATCATTTTGAAGGTTATCCTCCATCCTCAATTGTTCACAAGAGTCATTTGCACCAGGATTTGGACTTGTCCTTTAATTTGGACTTGTCCTTTAATGATTTCTCGGGAAAGGTACCAACAAAATTGATTGCTAGGCGCACCAACTTGATTAGTTTGAAGTTATGCAATAATCAGTTCACAGGATTTGATCTACCAGCTGCACCTTCTAAAGAGTTTGGATGGTCTGAAATGGGGTTTTTGGATATTAGCAACAATAAATTGTCAGGAATGATTCCTAGATGGATAGGAAACATGACAAGTTAG